From Chryseobacterium sp. IHB B 17019, one genomic window encodes:
- the traK gene encoding conjugative transposon protein TraK, which produces MEFKTLRNIENSFRQIRLYAIIFAVLCSSVVGYALWKSYDFAEKQRQKIYVLDNGKSLMLALAQDATINRPVEAREHVRRFHELFFTLAPDKTAIESNMKRAFNLADRSAFDYYKDLSEKGYYNRIISGNVQQRIEVDSVQCDFNSYPYAVKTFARQFILRSSNVTERNLITSCFLVNSVRSDNNPQGFNMERFRILENKDIQVVER; this is translated from the coding sequence ATGGAATTTAAAACCTTAAGAAACATAGAAAACAGTTTCAGGCAGATTAGACTCTATGCCATCATATTCGCTGTTCTGTGCAGCTCAGTTGTAGGTTATGCCCTTTGGAAATCGTATGATTTCGCCGAAAAGCAAAGGCAAAAGATTTATGTATTGGATAACGGCAAATCGCTGATGCTGGCACTGGCTCAGGATGCCACCATAAACCGCCCGGTAGAAGCCAGGGAACATGTACGCCGTTTTCATGAACTGTTTTTTACACTGGCGCCTGATAAAACCGCCATTGAAAGCAACATGAAAAGGGCTTTCAATCTGGCTGACAGAAGTGCATTTGACTACTATAAGGATTTATCCGAGAAAGGCTATTACAATAGGATTATCTCCGGAAACGTGCAACAGCGCATAGAAGTGGACAGCGTACAGTGTGATTTTAATAGCTATCCGTATGCTGTGAAAACTTTTGCCAGGCAGTTTATCCTTCGTTCAAGCAATGTCACTGAGAGAAACCTGATCACTTCCTGCTTTTTGGTTAATTCGGTCCGCTCCGACAACAATCCGCAGGGTTTCAATATGGAAAGATTCAGAATACTTGAAAATAAAGATATCCAGGTTGTAGAACGATAA
- the traJ gene encoding conjugative transposon protein TraJ, translating into MEFENLHEILRSLYDEMLPLSATMAAIAKGVAGLGALFYVALKVWQALSRAEPIDVFPLLRPFALGICIMFFPTIVLGTINAVLSPVVKGTHSMLENQVLDLNKLQQQKDQLEREAMLRNPEQAYLISDEEFDKKLEELGWSPSDLGTMAGMYLERQSYELETTIKNWFRDLLEILFQAAALVIDTIRTFFLIVLSILGPIAFAISVWDGFQSTLNQWLSRYISVYLWLPVADIFSSMLAKLQSLMLEKDIESLSDPNFIPDGSNTIYTIFMIIGIVGYFTIPTVTGWVIQAGGAGNFTRNINQAANKSGNIAGAGAGATVGNAGGQAMKIAGRLLK; encoded by the coding sequence ATGGAATTCGAAAATTTGCACGAAATATTACGCTCGCTCTATGACGAGATGCTTCCGCTGTCGGCAACGATGGCAGCGATAGCAAAAGGGGTGGCGGGGCTTGGCGCGCTCTTTTATGTCGCTCTAAAAGTTTGGCAAGCGCTGAGCCGCGCCGAACCAATCGATGTGTTTCCGTTGTTAAGACCTTTTGCACTGGGCATTTGTATTATGTTTTTTCCGACAATAGTACTCGGTACGATCAATGCGGTATTGAGTCCAGTGGTAAAAGGCACCCATAGTATGCTGGAAAACCAGGTACTCGACCTGAATAAACTGCAACAGCAAAAAGACCAGCTCGAACGCGAGGCGATGCTCCGCAATCCTGAGCAGGCTTACCTGATCTCTGATGAGGAGTTTGATAAAAAGCTGGAAGAACTCGGCTGGTCACCATCGGATCTCGGGACCATGGCTGGTATGTACCTCGAAAGGCAGAGCTATGAACTGGAAACAACGATCAAAAACTGGTTTCGGGATCTCCTCGAAATCCTTTTTCAAGCTGCGGCATTGGTCATTGATACAATAAGGACATTTTTTCTCATTGTCCTCTCGATCCTCGGACCTATTGCTTTTGCAATCTCAGTCTGGGACGGGTTTCAGTCGACGTTGAACCAGTGGTTGTCAAGATATATCAGCGTTTACCTGTGGCTTCCCGTCGCAGATATATTCAGCTCGATGCTCGCGAAACTTCAGTCGTTGATGCTTGAAAAGGATATTGAAAGCCTGTCCGACCCCAACTTTATTCCCGATGGCTCAAATACGATCTATACAATTTTCATGATCATAGGAATCGTTGGGTATTTCACGATACCAACCGTGACGGGATGGGTAATTCAGGCAGGTGGTGCAGGAAACTTCACCAGAAATATCAATCAGGCAGCAAATAAGAGCGGGAATATCGCCGGAGCTGGTGCTGGGGCAACAGTAGGAAATGCCGGTGGTCAGGCAATGAAAATTGCCGGACGACTTTTAAAATAA
- a CDS encoding conjugal transfer protein TraD, with product MNPKRTESHTGRDVNLPDIIGSTKAVKRHLLPKPDSDSHGKVNGNVTDNFDQEIDEENVEIRNPQEELDEVFDNALDIEEEEKEYRAYGISDDDNGFAQGVTFEELSAVGMVLQLEKPEPSLERQAATIVHKIQGTELFSLLESSVEGASQKIAMLLDRSLSAGSDASSIKLRNENPNGFDIGDFV from the coding sequence GTGAACCCCAAAAGAACAGAAAGTCATACTGGTCGTGATGTTAACCTACCGGATATCATCGGCTCAACGAAAGCAGTAAAGAGACATTTACTGCCAAAACCGGACAGTGATAGCCACGGAAAGGTAAATGGAAATGTTACTGATAATTTTGATCAGGAAATCGACGAAGAAAATGTCGAGATCCGAAATCCGCAGGAAGAACTGGATGAAGTGTTCGATAATGCACTTGATATAGAAGAAGAGGAAAAAGAGTATAGGGCATATGGGATTTCCGATGATGACAACGGTTTTGCACAGGGAGTTACCTTCGAAGAACTGAGTGCCGTGGGGATGGTGCTTCAGCTTGAAAAGCCGGAGCCATCTTTAGAAAGGCAAGCGGCCACTATTGTTCACAAAATACAGGGAACCGAATTGTTCAGCTTATTGGAAAGCTCTGTGGAGGGAGCTTCGCAAAAAATAGCCATGCTACTGGATCGAAGCCTCTCCGCCGGATCAGATGCCAGTTCTATTAAACTGCGAAATGAAAATCCGAATGGATTTGATATAGGGGATTTCGTCTAA
- a CDS encoding TraG family conjugative transposon ATPase, with the protein MRNRSRATTLENKFPLLALENNCIISKEADITACFKVSLPEIFTVAGPQYDAIHSAWHKAVKTLPDYTVVHKQDWYIKENYAPDIDRDDLSFLAKSYQQHFNERPFLNHYCYVFITKTSKERMRMQSNFSSLCKGVLVPKEIRDKEAVARFMESVSQFQRIVNDSGLIRIEQLNEEGIVGNKDNQGLLEQYFTLSRKSGTALQDIALGTEEMRIGNNRLCLHTLSDTDDLPSTVSTDSRYEKLSTDRSDCRLSFAAPVGLLLNCNHIYNQYLFLDNSDDNLKKFEKSARNMHSLARYSRSNQINKEWIERYLNEAHSHGLASIRAHFNVMAWSDDPHELKQLKNDTGSALALMECKPRHNTTDVATLYWAGIPGNAGDFPSEESFYTFIEPALCFFTEETNYQSSPSPFGIKMADRLTGNPIHLDISDLPMKKGIITNRNKFILGPSGSGKSFFTNHMVRQYYEQGAHVLLVDTGNSYQGLCELIKGKTKGEDGVYFTYTEDNPIAFNPFYTDDGVFDIEKRESIKTLILTLWKRDDEPPSRAEEVALSNAVSGYIDRIKKDNSNPSFNGFYEYVKGDYFKILEEKKVREKDFDIANFLNVLEPYYKGGEYDYLLNSEKQLDLLSKRFIVFEIDSIKDHKILFPIVTIIIMEVFINKMRRLKGIRKLILIEEAWKAIAKEGMAEYLKYLFKTVRKFFGEAIVVTQEVDDIIHSPIVRESIINNSDCKILLDQRKYMNKFDDIQAMLGLTDKEKAQVLSINMNNDPNRFYKEVWIGLGGTHSAVYATEVSAQEYLAYTTEETEKLEVMALAKELDGNVELSIKRIAAYKSENP; encoded by the coding sequence ATGAGAAACAGATCAAGGGCAACCACGTTGGAGAATAAATTTCCACTGCTGGCACTGGAAAACAATTGTATTATTTCCAAGGAGGCTGATATCACTGCTTGCTTTAAAGTGAGCCTTCCTGAGATTTTTACAGTCGCAGGACCGCAATACGATGCGATACATTCGGCATGGCATAAGGCAGTAAAAACATTACCTGATTACACCGTGGTCCATAAACAGGATTGGTATATCAAGGAAAATTATGCACCGGATATTGACAGAGACGATTTAAGCTTTTTGGCAAAATCCTATCAGCAGCATTTCAATGAGCGCCCGTTTTTGAATCATTATTGCTATGTTTTCATTACCAAAACTTCCAAAGAGCGCATGCGGATGCAAAGCAATTTCTCTTCGCTGTGCAAAGGAGTACTGGTTCCCAAAGAGATCAGGGATAAGGAGGCAGTAGCTAGGTTTATGGAATCAGTAAGCCAGTTCCAGCGGATAGTTAACGATTCCGGATTGATCAGAATCGAGCAATTGAATGAGGAGGGTATTGTTGGAAATAAAGATAACCAGGGATTGCTTGAACAGTATTTTACTCTTTCCCGAAAATCAGGAACTGCTTTGCAGGATATTGCGCTCGGCACTGAGGAAATGCGGATCGGAAATAACAGGCTTTGTCTGCATACTTTATCCGATACTGATGATCTGCCGTCAACGGTTTCCACCGACAGCCGTTACGAAAAGCTTTCAACAGATAGGAGCGACTGTCGGTTGTCGTTTGCTGCACCGGTGGGACTGCTGCTGAACTGCAACCACATATACAACCAGTATTTATTTCTCGACAACAGCGATGATAACCTTAAAAAGTTTGAAAAGTCTGCGAGGAACATGCATTCATTGGCGAGATACAGCCGGAGCAATCAGATCAATAAAGAATGGATCGAGCGTTACCTCAACGAAGCACATTCACATGGGCTTGCTTCGATCCGTGCTCATTTTAATGTGATGGCCTGGTCAGATGATCCACATGAACTTAAACAGTTAAAAAATGACACGGGAAGCGCACTCGCGCTCATGGAGTGTAAACCCCGGCATAATACTACAGATGTAGCAACGCTGTATTGGGCAGGGATTCCGGGCAATGCAGGGGATTTCCCAAGCGAAGAAAGTTTTTACACGTTCATTGAGCCAGCACTATGCTTTTTTACCGAAGAAACGAATTATCAGAGTTCACCTTCTCCTTTCGGTATCAAGATGGCAGACCGCCTGACGGGGAATCCTATCCATCTGGATATCTCGGATCTCCCCATGAAGAAAGGGATCATCACCAACAGAAACAAGTTTATTCTGGGTCCGTCAGGTAGCGGCAAATCCTTCTTCACCAATCATATGGTGAGACAGTATTACGAGCAGGGAGCGCATGTATTACTTGTCGATACCGGAAATTCATATCAGGGATTGTGTGAGCTGATCAAAGGAAAGACCAAAGGAGAGGATGGGGTTTATTTTACCTATACGGAAGATAATCCGATAGCCTTTAATCCTTTCTACACCGACGATGGAGTTTTCGATATTGAAAAAAGGGAAAGTATCAAAACCCTGATTTTGACGCTTTGGAAAAGAGATGATGAACCGCCAAGCCGCGCGGAAGAGGTGGCACTTTCCAATGCTGTAAGTGGTTATATCGACAGGATCAAAAAAGATAACTCAAACCCTTCCTTTAATGGATTCTACGAGTATGTTAAAGGCGATTACTTTAAGATACTGGAGGAAAAGAAGGTAAGAGAAAAGGATTTTGATATCGCCAATTTCCTGAATGTGCTGGAGCCCTATTACAAAGGTGGAGAATATGATTACCTGCTCAATTCAGAAAAGCAACTTGATTTGCTTTCCAAGCGCTTTATTGTCTTTGAAATCGACTCGATCAAGGACCATAAGATTCTTTTTCCGATCGTGACGATCATCATCATGGAAGTCTTCATTAATAAAATGAGACGGCTGAAAGGTATCCGAAAGCTCATTTTAATTGAAGAAGCGTGGAAGGCAATCGCAAAGGAAGGGATGGCAGAATATTTAAAATATTTGTTTAAAACTGTCAGAAAGTTCTTTGGTGAGGCGATTGTGGTTACGCAGGAAGTGGATGATATCATTCATTCTCCAATTGTTCGTGAGAGTATCATCAACAACTCCGATTGTAAGATCCTGCTCGACCAGCGCAAGTACATGAACAAGTTCGATGACATTCAGGCGATGCTTGGCCTTACCGACAAAGAAAAAGCGCAGGTACTTTCTATCAATATGAACAACGACCCTAACCGCTTTTATAAAGAAGTATGGATTGGTTTGGGCGGAACGCATTCAGCTGTCTATGCGACAGAAGTTTCGGCTCAGGAATACCTGGCCTATACGACCGAAGAAACTGAAAAATTAGAAGTAATGGCACTGGCCAAAGAGCTTGACGGCAATGTGGAGCTTTCTATAAAAAGGATCGCTGCCTACAAAAGTGAGAACCCATAA
- a CDS encoding DUF3408 domain-containing protein, translating to MEKGSKKSSALEINEKEMMHLMVDGVRMEGLKNNAEPIDNGVERAVERTVQKDKSRLKRTNEANYEHIFLNKVESNARDGKTVYIRKDFHEKLSRIVQVIGEDKLTIYAYLDNLLAYHFEEFGEQITKSFNDKYKPIL from the coding sequence ATGGAAAAAGGTAGTAAAAAATCAAGTGCACTAGAGATCAACGAAAAAGAAATGATGCATTTAATGGTTGATGGCGTGAGGATGGAAGGTCTAAAAAACAATGCCGAACCAATAGATAATGGGGTAGAGCGCGCGGTTGAGAGAACGGTTCAAAAAGATAAATCCAGATTAAAACGGACAAATGAAGCGAACTACGAACATATTTTTTTAAATAAGGTAGAAAGCAATGCCCGCGATGGAAAGACGGTCTATATAAGAAAGGATTTTCATGAGAAACTCTCACGAATAGTACAGGTCATAGGAGAGGATAAGCTAACCATCTATGCCTATTTAGATAATCTTCTGGCTTACCACTTTGAAGAATTTGGTGAGCAGATCACAAAAAGTTTCAATGATAAGTATAAACCAATTTTATAA
- a CDS encoding conjugal transfer protein TraO — translation MTKYIFTALFSVVFTTSIYAQRLLKGQKGFEATIGLISDKKPVHDYFYAQVGMTVNGKKGGYHFFSLEYSYKKHEFQKYAIPVESYVAETGYSFVLLGDWTKVVSLNIGLSALVGYEVINRGESTLPNGAMIQNKDSFIYGGGVRLSLETFITDHVLLLLQGRTKAVWGTSLERIRPSAGVGVRYIF, via the coding sequence ATGACTAAATATATTTTTACCGCATTATTTTCGGTCGTGTTTACGACAAGTATTTATGCACAAAGACTGCTTAAAGGTCAAAAAGGATTTGAAGCCACGATAGGGTTGATTTCAGATAAAAAGCCTGTTCATGATTATTTTTATGCGCAAGTGGGAATGACCGTAAACGGCAAAAAAGGGGGGTATCATTTCTTTTCTTTGGAATACTCCTACAAAAAACATGAGTTTCAAAAATATGCTATTCCTGTAGAAAGCTATGTTGCCGAAACCGGTTACAGCTTTGTTTTATTGGGCGATTGGACCAAAGTCGTTTCATTAAATATAGGGCTCAGTGCTCTGGTAGGGTACGAGGTCATTAACCGGGGAGAAAGTACCCTTCCCAATGGTGCTATGATCCAAAATAAAGACAGCTTTATTTATGGAGGCGGGGTGAGGCTGTCTCTGGAAACTTTTATCACCGATCATGTGCTGTTGCTTTTGCAGGGAAGGACAAAAGCGGTATGGGGAACATCCCTTGAACGAATCCGTCCATCAGCAGGTGTCGGCGTCCGATACATATTTTAA
- a CDS encoding DUF4133 domain-containing protein — protein sequence MKTTFNINKGIGRTVEFKGLKAQYLFIFAGGLLSILILTMILYMAGVNSYICLIIGAGGASLIIWQTFKLNRKYGEHGLMKIGAKSKHPKYIICRKPIYRYLKFTIKKVAL from the coding sequence ATGAAAACAACATTCAACATCAACAAGGGCATTGGGAGAACCGTCGAGTTTAAGGGATTAAAAGCGCAGTACCTGTTCATTTTCGCAGGAGGCCTGCTGAGCATTCTGATCCTCACAATGATCCTCTACATGGCCGGGGTCAACTCTTACATCTGCCTTATCATCGGGGCAGGTGGAGCCTCACTAATTATCTGGCAGACTTTCAAACTGAACCGGAAGTATGGTGAGCATGGGCTGATGAAAATCGGTGCAAAAAGTAAACACCCGAAATACATCATCTGCCGTAAGCCGATCTACCGCTATCTGAAATTCACCATTAAAAAAGTTGCCTTATGA
- a CDS encoding DUF4141 domain-containing protein, which translates to MKKLMLMCGILLSMATAKAQFVVTDPTNLASGILNSANEIVQTSNTVSNVIKNFNEVKKVYEQGKEYYDKLKAVNNLIKDARKVQQTVLMVGDISEMYVTNFGKMIDDPNFSSQELSAIAFGYSKLLNESGGLLSDLKQIVNTSSLSMNDKERMEIIDRVYKEVSEYYKLVRYYTNKNISVSYLRAKKQNDGKRVLQLYGTANQKYW; encoded by the coding sequence ATGAAAAAGTTAATGTTAATGTGCGGCATATTATTGAGTATGGCCACAGCAAAAGCGCAGTTCGTCGTAACTGATCCTACTAATCTGGCATCGGGCATTTTGAATTCTGCCAATGAAATTGTGCAGACTTCCAATACCGTTTCCAATGTGATTAAAAATTTCAATGAAGTCAAAAAAGTCTATGAACAGGGAAAGGAATATTATGACAAGCTCAAAGCGGTCAATAATCTGATTAAAGATGCCCGAAAGGTGCAGCAGACGGTACTGATGGTTGGTGACATCTCAGAAATGTATGTGACCAATTTCGGAAAGATGATCGATGACCCCAATTTTTCTTCCCAGGAGCTCAGTGCGATTGCCTTTGGGTATTCTAAACTGTTGAATGAAAGTGGCGGCCTTCTAAGCGATCTCAAACAGATCGTGAATACCTCCAGTCTTTCCATGAACGATAAAGAGCGTATGGAAATTATCGACCGCGTTTACAAGGAGGTAAGTGAGTATTATAAGTTGGTTCGCTACTACACGAACAAAAATATTTCGGTTAGCTATCTACGCGCTAAAAAGCAAAACGACGGCAAGCGTGTATTGCAGCTTTATGGTACAGCTAATCAGAAGTACTGGTAG
- a CDS encoding DUF3872 domain-containing protein yields the protein MKNFDSEKSSFMKRVIFTISMFLMIIAVSALNSCDKELDIKTDFPFELKIMPVPKNIGNGETIEIRCAIEAEGNYQATKYFIRYFQFDGEGKLLLANGKMFTLKPNNTYILPEQIFRMYYISESIVSQSFDVWVSDDWGHEQKVSFQFNASDK from the coding sequence ATGAAGAATTTTGATAGCGAGAAAAGCTCATTTATGAAAAGAGTGATTTTCACGATAAGTATGTTTTTAATGATAATCGCAGTATCTGCACTGAATTCCTGTGACAAAGAACTGGATATTAAAACGGATTTTCCCTTTGAACTCAAAATTATGCCTGTCCCTAAAAACATTGGGAATGGGGAAACAATAGAGATCAGATGTGCTATAGAGGCGGAAGGAAATTATCAGGCAACTAAATATTTTATCCGGTATTTCCAGTTCGACGGCGAAGGTAAACTACTGTTGGCAAACGGAAAAATGTTTACTTTAAAGCCAAATAACACATATATACTACCTGAGCAGATATTCAGGATGTATTACATATCCGAATCCATAGTTTCACAATCTTTTGACGTTTGGGTTTCCGATGACTGGGGTCACGAGCAGAAGGTAAGTTTCCAGTTTAATGCAAGTGACAAATAA
- a CDS encoding DUF4134 domain-containing protein produces MEKQRKKLVLAVLVFASFSGAFAQGNGAAGITEATQMVTSYFDPATKLIYAIGAVVGLIGGVKVYNKFSSGDPDTSKTAASWFGACIFLIVAATILRSFFL; encoded by the coding sequence ATGGAAAAACAAAGAAAAAAGCTAGTGCTGGCAGTTCTGGTTTTTGCGTCATTTTCGGGCGCTTTTGCGCAGGGCAATGGTGCTGCAGGAATTACGGAAGCCACCCAGATGGTCACCTCGTATTTCGATCCGGCAACCAAGCTGATTTATGCGATAGGCGCTGTCGTGGGATTGATCGGTGGGGTAAAAGTGTACAACAAGTTTAGTAGCGGAGATCCCGATACAAGTAAAACAGCGGCAAGCTGGTTCGGGGCCTGTATTTTCCTGATCGTAGCGGCAACGATCCTTCGTTCATTCTTCCTTTAA
- the traM gene encoding conjugative transposon protein TraM: MKENDNNKTSVRLTEVGQSESPEAAETSQGRLKELRKPAIYGLMAIVFAACMYMIFIPDKKATNELGLNEVVPQATDAGMQEDKGKAYESELIEQKELERKKSLATLSDYWNVDSAASGSDVEKEGLNPARPIPDHHSQALNNYRNIQGTLGNFYEDKGQETRLQNEVRSLKAQLAQKENVVQSNPVESQLALMEKSYQMAAKYFPTGGNAKPDIKEQKSPEDTFEKKTPKISFAGLYPATHIIVSALNRQPSDSAWLAELSRGKYRNFFGIEKTKESFQDANSIRACIHQEQVVVNNSAVAIRLLEDAKITGQIIPKGTVLTGTAKFQGARLQLLISSIENKGNIIPVEIAVYDLQGQPGLAVSVSAERSAITETIANMGNTSGTSVSLSSTAGQQITTDLSKSVVQGISGYFSKKVRMPKVTLKTGYRVFLVGKK, encoded by the coding sequence ATGAAAGAGAATGATAATAATAAAACTTCGGTGAGGCTTACAGAAGTAGGACAGTCCGAGAGTCCTGAAGCGGCGGAAACCTCTCAGGGCAGATTAAAGGAACTACGGAAACCTGCTATTTATGGGTTGATGGCCATCGTTTTTGCCGCCTGTATGTACATGATTTTTATACCTGATAAAAAAGCCACCAATGAGCTGGGGCTGAACGAGGTGGTGCCGCAGGCAACCGATGCGGGAATGCAGGAAGACAAGGGCAAAGCCTACGAATCAGAGCTAATAGAACAAAAAGAACTGGAACGGAAAAAATCACTAGCTACGCTTTCTGATTATTGGAATGTAGACAGCGCAGCATCAGGAAGTGATGTCGAAAAGGAGGGTCTAAATCCTGCCCGGCCAATTCCTGACCATCATAGTCAGGCATTGAACAACTACCGCAATATCCAGGGGACCTTAGGCAATTTTTATGAAGACAAAGGGCAGGAGACCCGCTTACAGAACGAAGTTCGGTCCCTGAAAGCCCAGTTGGCTCAAAAGGAAAATGTTGTCCAGAGTAATCCCGTGGAAAGTCAACTAGCGCTGATGGAAAAGTCCTACCAAATGGCAGCCAAGTATTTTCCGACAGGCGGAAACGCGAAACCGGATATAAAAGAGCAAAAAAGCCCAGAAGACACTTTTGAAAAAAAGACGCCGAAAATTTCATTCGCCGGATTGTACCCTGCTACCCATATTATAGTGTCAGCTCTGAACAGGCAACCATCCGACAGTGCCTGGCTGGCTGAGCTCAGCCGAGGAAAATACCGGAATTTTTTCGGCATCGAAAAAACCAAAGAATCTTTTCAAGACGCAAACAGCATCCGCGCCTGTATCCATCAGGAGCAGGTTGTTGTTAATAACAGTGCTGTTGCTATCAGGCTTTTGGAAGATGCTAAAATTACCGGGCAGATTATTCCCAAAGGAACGGTATTGACGGGAACAGCCAAGTTTCAGGGGGCCAGATTGCAGCTTTTGATCAGTTCAATAGAAAATAAAGGCAATATTATTCCCGTAGAAATTGCGGTCTATGATCTACAAGGACAGCCCGGACTCGCCGTTTCGGTATCTGCTGAACGAAGTGCCATTACTGAAACCATTGCCAATATGGGCAATACTTCGGGGACCAGCGTATCGCTTAGTTCAACAGCAGGTCAGCAGATCACGACCGATCTTAGCAAAAGTGTAGTTCAGGGAATTTCTGGTTATTTCTCAAAGAAAGTCAGGATGCCAAAAGTAACCCTTAAAACCGGCTACCGGGTATTTCTGGTTGGCAAAAAATAA
- a CDS encoding ParA family protein, with amino-acid sequence METEHKTLFIAFSSQKGGVGKSTFTTLTASTLHYRLGYNVVVFDADFPQYSLLKMKKRDLTMVMENDVLKRMAYKQFTTLNKKAYPIVQSNAEGLLDGANEFLSTSPVPIDVVFFDLPGTVNTPGILQALAGMHHIFTPITADRVVMESTLVFTQLMKDVIMKEGETSIETINLFWNQVDGRERSPLYDIYNELIQELGLSLMPCQIMNSMRFRKESELNAKTVFRSTVLPPDEQAMKACRFDQFMKEFLRIVRL; translated from the coding sequence ATGGAAACAGAACACAAAACCTTATTTATTGCATTTTCATCTCAGAAGGGTGGTGTAGGCAAATCAACTTTTACCACACTTACTGCAAGCACATTACATTACCGATTGGGGTATAACGTGGTAGTATTTGATGCCGATTTTCCGCAGTACAGTTTGCTAAAAATGAAAAAACGCGATCTGACAATGGTGATGGAAAATGATGTTTTGAAAAGAATGGCCTATAAACAGTTTACTACACTTAATAAGAAGGCTTATCCAATTGTTCAGTCCAATGCTGAGGGACTTCTAGATGGCGCGAATGAGTTCCTTAGCACCTCTCCAGTTCCAATAGATGTTGTTTTTTTTGACCTTCCGGGGACAGTAAACACCCCTGGAATCTTACAGGCGCTTGCCGGTATGCACCATATTTTCACGCCTATAACAGCTGATAGGGTCGTAATGGAAAGTACGTTGGTTTTCACTCAGCTGATGAAGGACGTGATTATGAAAGAAGGTGAAACCTCTATTGAGACTATAAACCTGTTCTGGAATCAAGTTGATGGCCGGGAGCGCTCGCCCTTATATGATATTTACAATGAACTTATTCAAGAATTGGGGTTAAGCCTGATGCCGTGCCAGATTATGAACAGTATGCGTTTTCGTAAGGAGAGTGAATTGAACGCTAAAACAGTTTTCCGCTCGACAGTTTTGCCCCCGGATGAGCAGGCTATGAAAGCCTGCCGCTTTGACCAGTTTATGAAAGAGTTTTTAAGAATCGTTCGATTATAA
- the traN gene encoding conjugative transposon protein TraN — MKILFKSFCVFVLHSVFFLHTKAQKHDSIPIKDSLVTESRLRTGKIEPYWLTVTYDKTTHIIFPSKIKYVDLGSENLIAGKADAAENVLRVKAAVRNFESETNFSVITEDGKFYSFDVFYSGYPSTLNYDVLKMLQHQEKEKVNDVLFEDLGDHSPSLTEAALKNIYIKNKKLIRHIGSYSFGISFLLKGIYIHMGKFYFHTEIKNNTNVPFPIDFMTFKIVDNKSARQTAVQENEMAPLRTYIPLTDVQDHRTERNVFLLNQFTLADDKMLVIELYEKNGGRHQRLEVQNEDLIHAKPVKNLQLTFND; from the coding sequence ATGAAAATACTATTTAAAAGTTTTTGTGTGTTTGTGCTGCATTCAGTCTTTTTCCTGCATACCAAAGCGCAGAAGCACGACAGCATACCGATTAAAGACAGCCTTGTAACCGAATCGAGGTTGAGGACAGGAAAGATTGAACCTTATTGGTTGACGGTCACGTACGATAAGACTACACATATTATCTTCCCTTCCAAAATAAAATATGTGGATCTGGGTAGTGAGAACCTGATTGCGGGAAAAGCCGATGCTGCCGAAAATGTATTGCGCGTAAAAGCAGCAGTGAGAAACTTTGAATCTGAAACGAATTTCTCAGTCATAACGGAGGATGGTAAATTTTACAGTTTCGACGTTTTCTACAGTGGATATCCCTCTACTTTAAATTACGATGTGTTGAAAATGCTTCAGCACCAGGAGAAGGAAAAAGTTAATGATGTTCTCTTTGAAGACCTTGGAGATCACAGCCCATCGCTGACCGAAGCTGCGCTAAAAAATATTTACATTAAAAACAAGAAACTGATCAGGCATATCGGCTCGTACAGTTTTGGAATAAGCTTCTTATTGAAAGGAATCTACATCCATATGGGAAAATTCTACTTTCATACCGAAATCAAAAACAACACCAATGTGCCGTTTCCCATTGATTTCATGACCTTCAAGATCGTAGACAACAAAAGCGCTAGACAGACAGCTGTGCAGGAAAATGAAATGGCTCCCTTGAGAACCTATATTCCGCTGACTGATGTACAAGATCACCGCACAGAACGGAATGTTTTTTTACTCAACCAATTTACCCTTGCGGACGATAAGATGCTCGTCATTGAACTTTATGAAAAAAACGGTGGCAGACACCAGAGACTGGAAGTTCAAAATGAAGACCTGATCCATGCAAAACCCGTAAAGAACCTCCAACTGACTTTCAACGACTAA